A single genomic interval of Rhododendron vialii isolate Sample 1 chromosome 3a, ASM3025357v1 harbors:
- the LOC131319358 gene encoding uncharacterized protein LOC131319358, with translation MLSSLRRLIFGVVLIGFLAWAFQAIVPPPPNICGAPNGPPITATRIKLRDGRHLAYAEHGVPKEMAKYKFVFFHGFGFGRNDGSFATPEITEELGLYLVSFDRPGYGESDPDPKRTPKSIAFDVEELADQLGLGSKFYVIGNSMGGQVVWACLKFISHRLAGAILVAPVVNYWLPGFPNNLAKEAYYEQLPQDQWAVGVAHYTPWLTYWWNTQKWFPASSVIARHERTPKEDVTQQGVYESLLRDMMVGFGSWEFDPMDLANPFLDNEGSVHLWHGNEDGLVPVTLQRYIAGRLPWIHYHEVPDAGHFLPYADGMREAIFKTLLLGEK, from the exons ATGTTATCGTCCCTCCGCCGCCTAATATTTGGAGTAGTGTTGATCGGGTTTCTAGCCTGGGCATTTCAGGCAATCGTCCCTCCGCCACCTAATATTTGTGGGGCCCCAAACGGTCCGCCCATCACAGCAACCAGAATTAAGCTTAGAGATGGAAGGCATTTGGCTTATGCAGAACACGGTGTCCCCAAAGAAATGGCCAAATATAAGTTTGTCTTCTTTCATGGATTTGGCTTTGGTAGAAATGATGGATCATTTGCAACCCCG GAAATAACTGAAGAACTAGGGCTCTATCTTGTGTCTTTTGACAGACCAGGATATGGAGAAAGTGATCCAGATCCAAAGCGAACCCCGAAAAGTATAGCTTTTGATGTAGAAGAGCTAGCTGATCAATTGGGGCTTGGATCCAAATTTTATGTGATTGGTAATTCCATGGGAGGACAAGTAGTATGGGCTTGCCTGAAGTTTATCTCCCATAG GCTAGCAGGAGCAATACTAGTTGCTCCAGTGGTGAACTACTGGTTGCCTGGTTTTCCCAACAATCTAGCTAAAGAAGCCTATTATGAACAACTTCCTCAAGACCAATGGGCAGTTGGGGTTGCTCACTACACTCCTTGGCTTACTTACTGGTGGAACACTCAGAAATGGTTCCCTGCCTCTAGTGTTATTGCTCGGCATGAAAGGACACCAAAG GAAGACGTAACACAACAAGGGGTATACGAGTCGCTCCTAAGGGACATGATGGTTGGATTTGGGAGCTGGGAATTTGATCCTATGGATCTCGCGAACCCTTTTCTGGACAATGAAGGTTCCGTACACTTGTGGCATGGCAATGAAGATGGGCTTGTTCCCGTTACACTGCAACGTTACATTGCAGGAAGGCTTCCATGGATTCACTACCATGAAGTGCCAGATGCTGGGCACTTCTTGCCTTATGCAGATGGAATGAGAGAGGCTATCTTCAAAACACTCTTACTTGGGGAGAAATAG